A genomic segment from Bufo bufo chromosome 8, aBufBuf1.1, whole genome shotgun sequence encodes:
- the IER3 gene encoding radiation-inducible immediate-early gene IEX-1, which yields MCLESNDRMSRRRPIPLPVLSLQDSGSDTDTEPPRLLTLLPPRNSHPEIFTFDVESVNSAPVNPLHRRRPSGAKGRRSRRVLYPAKVRRYLPPAETDRPLRWLYLLCLLVFVQICCEDAVPEELALPTAGGLHGLQLSALLPTAPGPAIPFCNVSYQVPVNDITLSWLYHQR from the coding sequence ATGTGCCTGGAATCTAACGATAGAATGAGCCGGCGGAGACCGATCCCCCTGCCCGTCCTGTCCCTGCAGGACAGCGGCTCGGACACTGACACTGAGCCgcccaggctgctcaccctgctcCCTCCCAGGAACAGCCACCCGGAAATCTTCACCTTTGATGTGGAGTCTGTGAATAGCGCTCCAGTGAACCCTCTgcacaggaggaggccctcaggggCCAAAGGGAGGCGATCTCGCCGGGTGTTGTATCCAGCCAAGGTGCGGAGATACCTGCCTCCCGCGGAGACTGACAGACCCCTGCGCTGGCTGTACCTGCTCTGCCTGCTGGTGTTCGTGCAGATCTGCTGCGAGGACGCGGTACCGGAGGAGCTGGCGCTGCCGACTGCCGGGGGGCTGCATGGGCTTCAGCTTAGCGCCCTGCTACCCACCGCCCCGGGGCCTGCAATACCCTTCTGCAATGTCAGCTACCAGGTGCCAGTCAACGACATCACCCTCAGCTGGCTGTACCACCAGCGCTGA